Genomic DNA from Theobroma cacao cultivar B97-61/B2 chromosome 3, Criollo_cocoa_genome_V2, whole genome shotgun sequence:
AAAATCAAACCCGACGCCAAACTGTAGCGGATCATTTCTCCCAAGAGACCTACCCAAGTAGCATCATCTCTCACGATCTACCGTGGGCCGCCTAGAGATCAACGAATGCAATCTTGCCACGTCGGCCGCGAGCTCGCGTCGCCACTGCGCGATCTAACACCGACTTCGTTGGGCTATCATTGCAGGGACACGTGTCCGTGAGTTTGACACACACATTCGGTGAGATAGGGCAAAATTACCGGTGCAGCCGGTAACTCCCTCTCTGCAATTCCCGCTAGGTATATAAACAGCCTCCTTGAAAACTCTCTCTCCACCAATTTTTTCAGTTTTCCAAATtaagttataaaaataaaaaaacagagGAAAAAAGTAACGTTTcgctttttaattttttccctttccaGCTCGCGATTTTGAGGTTAGTagcttctctttttcttcattagtaatttttttctttaatttcttgtttaatCCTTTTCATTTACATAAAGTAGTTTAATCATTTTGTTAGCTCGAATCTGCTTTAATCGATCTCTTAAGCTGGGAAAGTTTACTgttttttcttggaaaatttgttttattttgaagTGATTCCTGCTTGCTATTTCTTGATCTTCTTGTTTAACTTGCTATTAAGTCTTTAATTAAGGTTAATCTGTTGATTCTGGCGGGGctctcatttctttttaattcgAGTTCGATGACAATATGGGATTTTCAATGCGTGTGATTAATTTGGGAATAGAATTTGATTAGTAGTTTGTTTCGAGTAGTAGTGTGATTTGATCGCTGATATGTGATTTTAAAGTGCAAGaatttaaggtttttaatattcttaactCGATATTCTTGCTTTAGTTAGTTGGGTCCAAAATTAGGGTTTTTTGGGTAGGAGATAGTTGAAGAAGTTTGTTTCTTTACAAATTGTGAGGTTAATCTGGGAAATCTTTTGGGGCTTTCTTTAGCAGTGTTTCCAGTCTTGATTGATTTCTCTGAGTGGAATACTGTTGGAAAAGTTGTACCTTTGTTCTCTTGAAGCACATGTAATTCGGATTCTAATTTTTGTTATCTGGTTTTTCTATTATACATTGTTTTTAGATCTCTGCCACAAATTGTTGAGGGCGTATTTATTATTAGAAAGGCCTGGCTCTGGATAGCTATTTAGACTCCAGCCACCAGGGTTCGGTGCCTCCAATGGCACCTTCTCGGGTGGCTGGAGGGTTAACCCAATCTTCCTCAAGTTCTGGAATTTTCTTCCAAGGAGATGGGCAGTCCCAGGCTGTAGTTAACTCTCGCTTGAGCTCACCTTATGAGAACTCATCTAATTCAATTCCTGGAACTGGGCGTCCTAATTTGGGTCCGGTTTCGGGGGACATGAACAGTGCGGTGTTGAACAGTGTGGCGAACTCAGGACCTAGTGTCGGGGCAAGTTCTTTGGTCACAGATGCAAATTCGGCATTGTCAGGAGGTCCCCACTTGCAGAGAAGTGCTAGCATTAACACGGATTCATATATGCGCTTACCAGCATCTCCGATGTCGTTTTCTTCCAACAATATAAGCATGTCAGGTTCATCGGTCGTTGATGGATCCTCTGTAGGCCAGCAGGGCTCTCATCAAGACCCAAGTGTCCAACAAATGCAGCAGAGTCAGCAGTTGCAGCAAGGGGCCTCAAGTGCTACATCTTTGCCCACAACACAAACTGGGCAAGTTTCACTTCCCATGGGTCCACGAGTCCCGGGGTCCTTCATGCAAGACCCTAATAATCTATCCCAGGTGCAGAAGAAACCTCGATTAGATATCAAGCAAGAAGACATTCTGCAGCAGCAGGTGCTGCAGCAACTGCTGCAGAGGCAGGACTCCATGCAGTTGCAAGGTCGAAACCCTCAATTGCAAGCTTTAATCCAGCAGCAGAGACTTAGGCATCAGCAACAGCAGCAGTATTTGCAGTCGATGCCTCCATTGCAGAGAGCCCACTTGCAGCAACAGCAGCAACAAATGCAGTTAAGGCAGCAATTGCAACAACAGGGCATGCAGCAAGTAGCTGCAATGAAGCGCCCCTTTGATAGTGGTGTATGTGCTCGCCGGCTAATGCAATACTTATATCACCAGCGGCAAAGGCCATCTGTGAGTTCATGTTTTTTATCTACTGCATCTTGTGATAAAGTctcttgtattttaattggGTTCATGTAACATTTTCAATCCTATTAagattgcatttttttttggtagaAATCTGCTATATGATCAATAATCTTGTTATTACAGTCATTAagttgttcttctttttttttttttgttagaaaTCCACTTTATGATGCCATGCATGCTTAATTATCCTGTTACTGTCTTGACATTAACTCATTTCACTTAGTAATTGGTGAAGTTAAACATTTTATTGAATCCTGTTATGACTACTTGATTTTGTAGGACAATACTATTGCATACTGGAGGAAATTTGTGGCAGAGTATTATTCTCCTCGTGCAAAGAAAAGGTGGTGTTTATCACAGTATGATAACGTCGGGAGTCATGCACTTGGTGTTTTCCCTCAAGCAGCTATGGTTCGTCTTTGTGCTTCTCTCTCTATAGTCTGTGTAACTTATGAAAATTACCTTTGTATCGCAAAGTTTAGGCCTTGCTGCCAAATTGTTTAGCTAATGAATAACCTTGCACGAATTCTTCTGTATGGATGACACTATCTCTCGCTTTGCTTCTTAAATTACATGCTTGTCTTCTAATATGTaaaattcttcctttctttcttataAATTTCAGGATGCCTGGCAGTGTGACATTTGTGGGTCTAAGTCTGGAAGGGGGTTCGGTAAGAGATTTATGAGCATTTACTTTGTTCCAGActgtattttttttgttgattttgttaggAATTACAGTTTAGAAATAGGGTAAGAGAAAAAGACATTCCTTAGCCTGTATTTGTTAGATAATGCTATTTGCAGTAAATTCATAACTTGCTTTTCATTggtttttagttttatctaGCTTATCTCAAACTTTCCATGATTATAGAATATCCATTTTTCGCTTTCTATATATTGACATATAGGATTGAAGAGGGAAATGgaatttcttgaatttttaggTAACATGTTTGGAATTGTTGGTATTCTTTGTCAGTTTAAAAGTTTCCTCAAGTAACATTTTCACTTCTTGGTCTCTGAATTGGACAATATACTATATACCAATGGCTTGAAATTAATATGGATTGTATAATAACATTCCATGGATTTGTGGGCTCCATTATTAATACCCTTATTTTGTCTCACAAGTTAGAGAGCAGATGCCCTGTGCCTCTGGCTTTGATCTAGTTTTTCTTTGCAAAAGCCACTTATGATTGTTGGAATTCAGTATCTGGCCACTTTCGTCATTCTGACTAACTAATTACTCTCTTATGTTTACAGAGGCAACTTTTGAAGTACTCCCAAGACTCAATGAAATCAAATTTGGCAGTGGAGTAATGGATGAGCTTCTGTTTTTGGACTTGCCCCGTGAGTGTAGATCTACTTCTGGAATGATGATGTTGGAGTATGGAAAAGCAGTTCAAGAGAGTGTATATGAGCAGCTTCGTGTTGTTCGTGAGGGTCAGCTTCGCATCATATTCACTCAGGAATTAAAGGTTAACAGAAAAGCTGTTTCACATTTTGCAGTTGTTGCCGTAATCTGGGAATAACCTatcaacactttctcttttgCAGATATTGTCTTGGGAGTTTTGTGCAAGGAAACATGAAGAACTTTTTCCTCGTCGTTTAGTTGCACCTCAGGTACTAAGATTTGCTCCTTATTAGCTCTAACTTCTTGGCCAAAAGTTTTACATTTATcagaaatttaattttattggtATAATAGTTGTTAACATGCAATTGGGTATGTTTATGTTCCTTAAggtataatagtaattttattgGTATAGTAATTGTTAACACTCCTTTCCTATAGGGAATGCAGTTGTAGTTgacgttttttttttacttagtTTTGAACCTGTAATAAATGTTGAGTAAATTGTTAAATTGTCTGCTTTAGGAAACATGGGGTGATCTCTTCATGTAAGTTGTGAAAGGGCTGTATTGTTTCTGTTGTCATTGGTACCAATTGCTGGTCATGTGTATGCAATATATGGAACAATAAAGAGACATTTTCATCATGGAGCTTGGATATTAATGGTACTTCAATTCCTatgaaagagaaagggaggagTTTGAAGTTTTTAAGCAAAGTGTTTGGGATCTGAAGGGAAAAGATAGTAGAGTAAATGAGTGAAAAGGTGATAAGACTAGAGTTATCAAGTCCTGTTTACCTTGTTTTGGAGTGGAGAGGAGCATAAGAGTGAATGAGAAATTTATGTGCTATTACCATTGCatctcaatttaaaatcattactaaaagaaatttttgagtaGAAAGCGCCAAAGTGAAATACTATGCTTTCAAACCCTTCCAATATGAGggaatttcaaaaattagctGGCGTTTAGTTCACCTCGAAGTTCAACCcctcaaaaaacaaaaaaaaattcaaataatgtaGGGTAAACCCTTTACTCCATTTCACTCAGCTCCTATATGTCCCCTTCCATCCTAACACATTGTAAATGTCGCTCTGCATCTGTTGATAATGTTAGAGAGAATAATAAAGAAAGCCCAAAATGGTGTTTTTAGTTGACTTGAACCTTTATAAGGAGCAGGCCAAAAGATGTAAATTGTTTTTGTTGCTTTCATGGTTTTATGTTAATGGTTTAATCTCTAAAATTGCTTTCTTTGTTATGTGTAAGCGGTTATTTTTAACTAATTCTATCTCTGTTTGAAACACTTCCTAAACTACATATGGGTTTGCCATTTCCTGATCAGATGTAATTTTGTTTAAGTTCTCTAAAGACAACTGATATAACTTGAACTTGTCAATCATGCAGGTAAACCAGTTACTTCATGTGGCACAAAAATGCCAGAGCACAATATCTGATGGTGGATCTGAGGGTGTTTCTCAGCAGGACTTGCAAACAAACAGCAATATGTGAGTTAATCATACAAAAGCCAAATTCTTTTTATTCCATGATTGATGTTACTTATTGGATTCTTATGGTTAGAGCCCTTAAGATCTTTGAGCAGATAAGTTGCTCGAAGTCTTTACTTGAGAAACCCTGGAAGTACGAAGCTCATCTGGTTTGTTATGTGTGGTTTACCGTCCTTGAGTGCAATTAAGCGATTGGGCACAACACCAAAATGTGATTTTGCTGGATCCTGAAAGAGTAGCGTTAGTTTTAACTGAACTTCTAGTTGTAGAAGCTTAGACtggatttctttttttgttaaattagcGAAGGTTTTAGTGAGTGCTTAATTTTTGGTTTGCATGTACTCAGAATCTATTCCCTGGCCTTTAGAGTTTTGCTGATACACAATTGATTGCTTTCTCTCAGGGTTCTGACGGCTGGACGACAGCTTGTGAAGAGTTTGGAGTTACAATCACTGAATGACTTGGGTTTTTCGAAAAGATATGTGAGATGTTTGCAGGTACAGTTATGGCTTTGTGCATGTATCGGTgaataatattctttattgAGTTTTCTTACAGTTTTTCCATAATTTGTTTTAGATTGCTGAGGTTGTCAATAGCATGAAAGATCTCATAGATTTTTGTCGAGAGCACAAGGTTGGGCCGATTGGTGAGTTGTATTGTATGCCTTACTGACTTCTTGACATTTTgatagtttttcttttgttcatcTTATCTGCTGGCCACAATCATGGAATTGTATCATAATAGGTGGATGCTCTAACTTTGATATATTGTGGCAtactttcttttctaatatttaagaaaatgaaatgattccAAGCTTGTTTCTATATTGTTAGTTGGTATTTAGTTAAGATGTGTGTGAG
This window encodes:
- the LOC18605505 gene encoding probable transcriptional regulator SLK2, giving the protein MAPSRVAGGLTQSSSSSGIFFQGDGQSQAVVNSRLSSPYENSSNSIPGTGRPNLGPVSGDMNSAVLNSVANSGPSVGASSLVTDANSALSGGPHLQRSASINTDSYMRLPASPMSFSSNNISMSGSSVVDGSSVGQQGSHQDPSVQQMQQSQQLQQGASSATSLPTTQTGQVSLPMGPRVPGSFMQDPNNLSQVQKKPRLDIKQEDILQQQVLQQLLQRQDSMQLQGRNPQLQALIQQQRLRHQQQQQYLQSMPPLQRAHLQQQQQQMQLRQQLQQQGMQQVAAMKRPFDSGVCARRLMQYLYHQRQRPSDNTIAYWRKFVAEYYSPRAKKRWCLSQYDNVGSHALGVFPQAAMDAWQCDICGSKSGRGFEATFEVLPRLNEIKFGSGVMDELLFLDLPRECRSTSGMMMLEYGKAVQESVYEQLRVVREGQLRIIFTQELKILSWEFCARKHEELFPRRLVAPQVNQLLHVAQKCQSTISDGGSEGVSQQDLQTNSNMVLTAGRQLVKSLELQSLNDLGFSKRYVRCLQIAEVVNSMKDLIDFCREHKVGPIEGLKTYPRHATTAKLQMQNMQEMEQLANVQGLPTDRNTLNKLMALHPGINNPMGNNHHMVGRGTLSGSAQAALALTNYQNLLMRQNSMNSNPNSLHQEASSSFNNSNQSPSSNFQGPAALLPGSMQTLPVSGLSSPHLPAAQQPQQQQQLQQRTLSANNLIQQNHPQSSQGNQALQQQMIQQLLREMSNNSTGVQQQSLSGQNVNGSMARNGVGFGSNTGAVAPAASNVSGSVAGPAPSRSNSFKAPSNSDSSAAGGNNGFNQRAPDLPQNLHLQDDIVPDIAHEFTENGFFNSDLDDNMGYGWKA